The sequence GAATTTTTTATTTTCGTCGACAAACCCGAAAAACGTCACTTTATCGGCGATACCGAGGGATACGCAAAGTTGTTTCAGATTATCCTCGCGATCGCCCTTACCCGCGATCCATAGTTTCGCGTCGGGATATTTACTCAGGGTTTCGCGGAATGCGCGGATAATGTGATCGACGCGTTTATATTTTTTTAACCGCCCGAAGTAGAATAAAGTAGGCGCGGCTTCTTTCGGGAAATCCATATTTCCGCGTATCTCGTCGAATGTCAGCCCGGTAAAAGATAAAATGGTATTCTCGAAGCGGAAGTTTTGCTTCAGCGCGTCGAAATTACTCTGTGAGACGCATAGAGTGGGGATATTCCGGTACATTTTCAGGAAATGCCGTTCCAAGAGGTAGACATAGAGCGCCATAGGAAAAAACAGCTCGTTGAACATACTTTTCCCGTGGACGTGATGATGGATCGCGAGATAGGGGATATCCCCGATATAACGGTGCGCGGCATGGGGGATTTTGGATATATCGTCGATCACGAAATCGTAGCCGTTATGGGCAAACCGTTTCAGCCAGTGTTTCTTGAATGTGAAATTGAACCGGAAATTATCCGGGATACGGATGACATGATACCCGTTGATGTCTTCTTCGGGGATACATCCGGGGTATTCCGCGGCGACAAAATCTACCTGCCAATCGGCAGGTTTCCGTTTAAGGATTTCATCGATATGGATTTCCGCGCCGCCAGCCTCGGGATTTTTTATATCGCGCCAATTAATCACGAGAACTTTCATAGATTTTTCCTAAAATGATGCACGGATAAGATTAAATCCGAATTGAATTTCCGGCTGGGACTTTTCATCATACATAGGGACTTTTTGTACGTTAATGAAGAACATATCCTGAAACGCCACATAAAGGGGTATCATGAGTGTATTGAGGTAAATATAATTCCAGTCGACGGTCGTCAACGTGGCATCGCCTTTTAAATTCATATTGGCGATCTGGAGGATATTAAGCGTCAGATAAAATGTAATAGGGATAGCGACAAAGAAAACGATATCGAAACGCCTGATAACGGACTCCTCGGGAGTAAACTCGATTTTACCGGTCTTCAGGTAAGTTTTTGGTATTTCCGGCTCCTGCACATCGTAATGGGGCACATTGGTAACCGATTGAAGATTAGTCAGTTTATCGAGATCGATGGTGAGATAAGCGTAACTATTTACAGTAGAAAGAAATATAAATAATACTAATAATATCCTGAATATCACGTTAGTAACTCCGGCGAAATTTTTCAATACATTATAGTGCGGGTATGATAAAAATACAAGCGGGGATGTCATAATTTCAAATATTTTGGAATATACGTTATAATGTACACATATCGATATATATCATTATCCGTGAAACATCGATATATGTTCGTGTTTCTGATATATAATGCGTATTATTATTTCAATAAAGGCTATAAGGCCCCCCAGGAATGCACGTTACAGGCAGAGTAATTGAAAAAATCGCTGAAAACTCCAGGGATATTACCTTGAAGCTAAGCAGAACTAATCTTAGTATTTTTGAGGGGCCGGCATGTAACATATTTTATTAAGAGCATCGGTTTAAATGGAGAAATTGATTTTTATCTGCGGAGGACTCATATCTCATTTGTTAAATAATGGTAAATATTATACTATATATAAAGATATAAAAAATATATGTATATAATGTTGTATATATAATAATATTAACTGAAAAAGACTTGACATATAAATATTATATAATTACTATAAAGTATAATAGAAGGGTGTATGCAAATTGAGAATATTATTAATCTGGCATTAATTCTTTTCGGTCTTATAATAGTTACCATTTTTATTATTTGGATTATCAGGCAATTCGTTCAAAAAGATAATTCTATTATATCTATCAAAAACGCGATCCGGAATAAAGAGTACAAACAGGCGCTTCAGCTCGCCTTCCTTTATACTAAAAACAAACAACCCTTTCCGATCATTTACTTTTATATCGCGCAATGCTACGAGGCTTTATTTCAATATCATAAAGCGATCGAGTATTATGAGAAAGTACTGGTACTCAAGGCGAATGAGGGTAAAAATGTTTTCACATCGGATATCCACCTCAAACTTGGCGAACTTTATGAATTCCTGAAGGAAAAGGATATTGCGATGGGATATTACAAAATGGTTCTGGATAAGTTTAAATTCAATAGTACGGCGTTAATTCGCGTAGCAAACATCCTTTTTGAAAAGGAACAGTATCTTAAAGCCAAGAATATGCTGGAGGTCTATTTAAAGATCAAGCCGACAGACAATAAAGCCCGTTATATTTTAGCGAAAATCTATAATCATGAAATGACTTATTTCAAGGCCGCCCATTTAATCAATAGCATTATAGAAACCGGGAAAGACAGCCTGATGTTTTTCGGGTTCGAGATCTATGAACTGCTGGCAAATATCTATCTGAGAATGAAGGAACACGCGAAGATCCTCAATTTACTGGAAAGGTTTATTATCAGGAAGCAGTATTTAGAAAAGGCCCTGCCGCTGACTATTTTGGCCTTACTCGCGTTGGGACAGAAAAAGCAGGCCTCCGAGATGTTGAATGAATGTATCGAGTATTTCCCCATTTCAACAAGGAGCGAAGTGCTTTATCAGATGGGCGTAAAATTCTTTGATGCCGGGGAGTATTATCATGCCCTCCATCTATGGAAATTAGCTCATCAAATGGATCCGTCGGACAGTAAACTTACCAAGATACTGGATACCCACCGCGCGCTATTGAATAATCCTTTTCTTGAAAATATCTTCACTAGCGATACTCATCATTTAATAAACTATCTGATCAAAATATTCCATGTCGCTTCCAGTAATATTACCGATGATACGGATATTGCGATCATCAATCTGGAAAACTCTATCGGTGTAGTGACAAAAAGGCCCGAACCGGTGACCCCCGGGCCATTTTTAAATATTGAAGACGTAGTCAAGAATCTGAATAATAAAAAACCAGTGACTCTCTATACATTATACGAGGTAATGGAAACATGTAAACGCTACTTGTTTTATAGTAAGATTACTATTGTAAGCGGGAAGGAGTTTTTATCCTTTTTTAGCCCAAAAGTTATATCTTCTATGGGTGATGTAAAACCTAAGCCGGGAGAAATATTATGATAAAAAGAAAAATATTATTAGTCGAGGATGAGATCATAATCGCCTCGAGTATTCGAAAATGGCTGGAGGAATTGAATTATTCAGTTATCGGCATAGCTCCATCCGCCGAGAAAGCTATGGTATTAATCGATGAACAACTGCCGGAACTGATACTCATGGATATAGTGCTGCAGGGCGATGCTGACGGGATCGAATTGGCGGACAGGATTCAGAAAAAATATTCTATCCCGATCATCTTTCTAACGGCGTATTCCGACGAAAACACCCTGGAACGGGCGCGGATATCCGGGCCCTACGGGTATCTGTTAAAGCCGGTGAATCCGAAGGACCTGACAATCGCGATAGAAAACGCGTTATATAAGCATCAGGAAGATAATCTCCGTCAGATAAAAACGACATTGGAATACTCGATGCTGGATGCCATCAACGCCGGTATTATCATTTCGGATGAAGACGGAAATATCACGAATATAAACAAATGGGCCGCGATCCAATTCGGATATGATTTGAAAAAGGTCTATGGGAAACCTCTTCTGGAAGTCTTCAAAAGAAAAGACATTCAGGAAAAAAAAGAATACTCTACCGCCAGGGTTCAGTTCCCGAACAAGCAGACCATCCTTGTAAAGTATTATTTGTCTTCTATTCAGGATGAAAATAACGAATCAAGGGGTTTACTGTTGTTTTTTGAGAAAAATGAGTCTTAATTCTTTATTCACGCAAGGGATAAATTTTTTCAGCACAAGGGGGTGTATGACCATAAGATAAAACAGGAATATAAAAACGTTTTGATATCATGGGGGCTTTTATGCAAAAGAAAAATCCCACTTCCGTATTGTCGCCGAATACTGCACATACGTACATTATAATAATATTGTTTAGTATTGGTAATACAGGATGGGTATCCTGATGCTGATTTCATTAGCGCCTCCTGTCAGGAAATTCCTGTATTTCTTTTTATCCATCTTGTTTTCGTTTGTCGCGTTTGCTCTTCAATTATTATTGGGCGATTTAGTTTATCCTTCCAAGTGGCTTTTCTTTTATCCCGCCGTATTCTTCAGCGCATGGGTCGGAGGGTTAAAAGGCGGAATAATCTCTACCCTGATATCGGCCACTCTTACATGGTGGTTTTTCCTGCCGACTGTAAATTCATTCGTCATTGAAGATCCCGAATCGATTTTTTCAATCATAATTTTTATTGCGATGGGATTTCTTTTCGGGATTTCTCATAATCGTATTGTAAAAGCGAATAAAGCATCCTCCGAGTCTCTCGCCGCCGAACGTTCGGCGGTTGTTCAGCTTGAGAACGAAAAACGCTATCGCCGTACATTGGATTACATGATAGAAGGGTGCCAAATTATTGACCGCGATTGGAGGTATATCTATATCAATGATGCCGCCGCTGCTCACGGCAAATTGAAAAAAGAAGAATTACTGGGGCATACGATGATGGAGATGTATCCCGGTATAGAAAACACCGCATTGTTCGATATATTGCGGACCTGCATCGATAAGGGAATCCCCCACCGGATGGAAAATGAATTTTTCTACCCGGATGGGAAAAAAGGCTGGTACGACCTGAGTATTCAGCCGGTGCCCGAAGGCATTTTCATCCTGTCCCTGGAAATTACTAAAAATAAACAGGCGGAACGGGAACTGATGGAAAAAATTGACTCCATCAGGAATAATGAAAAACTGCTGGATAGTATTATCGAGAATATACCGGATATGATATATGTAAAGAACGCGAGCGGTCTCCGTTATATCAAACTCAATAAAGCCGGAGAGGTAATGTTGGGTTTTACCAAAGAAGAATTGCTGGAGAAGGATGTTTACGAAATTTTCCCCGAAGATGAAGCGAAATTTTTTACAAAAACCTCCCGGGAAGTTTTAAATAATAAAAAAACCGTGGATATTCCTGAAGAAACGGTATTAACGAAAACGGCGGGGGAAAGAATACTCCATACCCGCAAAATACCCATCATGGATGACCAAGGAGATCCCTTGTATTTATTGGGTATATCCGAGGATATCACGGACCAAAAGATATTGGAAGAGAAATTACAAGAATATCATAATCACCTTGAAGATCTGGTGAAGGAAAAAACTGAAGAAATCCGGCAAGCGAACAATATCCTTTTTTCGATAAACGAAGAACTTTCCAGCTTTTCTTACTCCGTGTCGCACGATCTGCGGTCTCCGCTTCGCGGAATTGACGGATGGAGTCTCGCCCTCGAGGAAGATTACGGGGATAAGCTCGACGATACGGCGAAAGGGTATATCAATACAATCCGTTCGGAAGTGCAGCGGATGGCAAAACTGATCGACGCGCTCCTGATGCTTTCTAAAGTCAGTAAAACGGAAATAAAGCTCGAAAAGGTCGATCTATCGGAATTCGCTGAAAAAATCGCCGCGGATTTAGTCAAACAGGACGAAAACAGGAAAGCCGATTTTATTATCGAACCCGGGCTGACGGCGAATGGGGATAGCTCGCTCCTATTTATCCTCATTCAGAACCTCATTGAAAACGCGTGGAAATTTACCGGGAAATGCGGGCGGGCCCGTATAGAATTCGGGAAAACCGTTGTAGATGAGAAACCGGTATTCTTCGTGCGGGATAACGGCGCAGGCTTCGATATGGCGTTTGTGAACAATCTCTTTACCCCGTTCTATCGCCTGCATCACGCCCTTGATTTCCCCGGAACCGGGATAGGTCTTGCCACGGTACGGCGTATCATCATCAAGCATAACGGAACCGTACGGGCCGAGGGAGAACCCGGAAAAGGCGCGGCCTTTTATTTTTCTCTTTGATGATTCAGTGAAAAATTACAGGAGGATTTTATGAACGAAAAAAGCATTTTATTGGTGGAGGACAATCCGAGCGACGTCGAACTGACTAAAAGGGCTTTTAAAAAAAGCAATATCGTTAATAATCTGATAGTCGTGTGTGACGGGCAGGAAGCTCTCGATTATATATTCGGTACCGGTAAATTCGAGGGCAGGGATACGGCGATTCAACCGACAGTTATTCTGCTCGATCTTAAACTGCCGAAAATCGACGGGATTACCGTCCTTCGCAGGATAAAAAGCGATGAACTTGCCCGGAAGATACCGGTAGTGGTACTGACCACATCGAACGAAGACAGCGACCTGGATACCTGCTACGAACTGGGTGTAAACAGCTATATCAGAAAACCCGTCGATTTTAACCGGTTCGCTGAGGTAGTCAGCCAGCTTGGATTATATTGGATGGTTTTAAACGAGATTCCTCCAAAAAAGAGGTAGATATGGATAAGTTCCTTCGAGTGTTATTTGTCGAGGATTCCGAGAGCGACGCCAACTTGATACTCCGTTTATTGGAAAAAACGGATAAAAAAGTCATTTCAAAACGGGTCGAGACGCCGGACGCCTTGCGGCAATCGATCGATAAAGACGTTTGGGATATCATTATCTGCGATCACTTAATGCCGGGACTGGACGCCGAAGACGCGCTGAAAATAGTTCAGGAGTCCGGGAAGGATATCCCGTTTATCATTGTTTCGGGCGTGATCGATGAAGAGTATGCGGCCAGACTTATGAAAAAAGGCGCCGTCGATTACCTGTTTAAAAATAATCTCATCCGTCTCGTTCCGTCGATTAAAAGAGAATTAAAGGAAGCGGAGAATCGCCGGGAAAAAAGGCGAAAGGATGAAGCCCTCAGGGTATCGGAAAAACTGTTTTCTACAGTATTTCGCTCCAGTCCGATCGCGATTACCATCACGCGGATGAGCGACGGTAAGTTTATCGAACTGAATGATACTGTTATCAAACTGCTGGGCTATAGCCGGAAGGAGTTAATCGGACGCACATCCGTCGAACTCGGGCTGTATGTGAACCCTGACGACCGAAAGAGGCTTATCGAGGAACTGAAGGCAAAAGGTAAGGTTTGTAATTATGAAACCCATTTCTACGATAAGAAAAAAAATATTATTATGACCCTGCAGTCATTGGAAATAATCGACATCGAGGGCGAGAAATGTATTCTATCGGTGTACGAGGATATCACCGAAAGGAGAAAAGCCGAGGATAAACTCAAGGAAAGTGAAGAACAATTTAGAACGCTGACCTCCGTTTCCCCGGTCGGGATATTTGAATGCGACCCCCATGGAAATATAGTGTATGTCAATGAGCGTTGGAAAAAGATCACCGGCGTCGGCAGTCTGGAAATTAAGGGAAAAAATTGGATGAAAATGATTTACCCCGACGACCGCGACGATGTAATGACGATGTGTAAAAAAACTACCGAGAGCGGCACTCCCTGTAGAAAGGAATACCGCTTTGAGCATACCGACGGGAAAACTATCTGGGTTTTTTGCGAGATTCTGCCTGAAATAAACGCCTCAGGGCAGATTAAGGGTTTTATCGGTACGCTCACGGATATCACGGAATCAAAAATGAATGAATTTGAACTGGAGCGAATTCTCGGCGAGCAAAACATGATCGCGGAAACGGCGGTCGATTTGGTGTCGATAAAAACAAGCCGGGAAATGTACATGTATCTGGCGGATAGGATAAAAGAGATTGAACCGGATATTTTCGCTCTGATAAGCAGCTATGATAAAAAGAGGAATTCAGTTAAAATTTTAACCGTCATCGGGCTGGAAAATTTTTTGGAACCGATAATAAATATTCTCGGAATGAATCCCTTCGATATAGAAATCCCTTTAACAGATATGACGGAGGATGAATTAGCCCGTTTTTCCAATCTTAAATTAAATTACGAACCCGGCGGAATCTATGCTTTGGCGGCGAGAAAAGTGCCCGTCCTGTTATGTAAAGCGATAGAAAAGCTGCTCGGTATAACCGCGGTTTTTTCGATCGGTTTTTTATGGGACAATATGCTGAACGGGGGCGTTTCATTTTTGGTAAAGAATAAGGAATCCTTTTTACGTTTTATTAATATCTATGAAATCATTATCAACCAGGTGTCGCTCTATCTGCAGCGGATAACTATGGAAGAACATATGCACGCTTCGGAGGCGCGTTACCGCCGGCTTTTCGAGGCCGCGAAGGACGGTATTTTTATATTAGACTATGAGACGGGAAACATACTTGACGCTAATCCGTACATCTGCGACATTCTGGGATATTCATGGGAAGAACTCTCCGGGAAAAAGCTGTGGGAAATCGGGGTGTTCGATCAAAAAGCGATCTCCAAAGAAGCCTTCCAGATTTTAAAAAATGAAAGGTATATCCGTTACGAAGATATACCGCTGAAAGCAAAAAACGGACAGACTATCGAGGTGGAATTCATTTCCAATATTTACCCGGTCGGAGATGAAAAGGTAATCCAGTGTAATATCCGGGATATTTCCGAACGAAAGCTCGCTGAAAATATTATAAAACAAATGGCGAAGTTCCCATTGGAGAACCCGAATCCGGTCATCAGAATAGACGGGAACGGAAAAGTACTATTCAGTAATCATGCCGCCCAGAAAAACATGGATTTTTCAGCGGAAAAACTTCTGCGATTGGGTTGGAGGGAGCACATCAAAGAATGCATGGAAAGCGGGAATATCAAGATTGTAGAGCAGGAAATTAATCATAAGATATTCAGCCTTTCATTCACCCCGATACCGGATACTGAGTATCTGAATGTTTACGGGGTGGATATTACGGAAAAAAAGCGCGCGGAGGAGGCAATTAAGAAGGATGAGGCCCGGATGGAGGCGCTCCTGCGTATTTCGAAATATGACGCCGAATCCATACAGGTCTTCCTTGATTATGCCCTCGAGGAGGTGATAAAAATAACCGGCAGTCAAATCGGCTATATTTATTTCTATAACGAGGATACGAAAGAACTGATACTCAGTTCATGGTCGAAGGGTGTGATGAAAGAATGCAGTATAGAAAATCCGCCGTCAATCTATTATCTTGAAAAAACGGGTTTCTGGGGCGAGGCGGTTCGTCAGCGGAAACCGATCGTGAATAACGATTTTCAGGCGCCTCATCCTTTGAAAAAAGGTTACCCGAAAGGGCACGCTCCATTATATAGATTTGTAACTATTCCGGTTATTTTTAACGACAGGATTGTCGCGGTGGTGGGGGCAGCGAATAAGGAAAGCGATTATACCGATACGGATATTCGCCAGATGATACTGATGATGGATACCGTGTGGAAGTATACCGAGCACAGAAAAATTGAAGAAGAGGTACGGAAGTACCGCGACCATCTCGAGGAACTGGTTCAGGAGGGTTATGCCGAGCTTACCCGGTCGGAAGCGCGTTATAGGATGCTTTTCGATAAGGGGAACGACGCGATACTGGTACATGAGCTTATCGAGGGTGAGCCGTCCGGGAAATTTACCGACGTGAATGAAATCGCCTGCTCGATGTTCGGCTACACCCGGGAAGAATTCCTTAAATTATCGCCTGCTGATATTAATACGGAAATGGACATAAAAAACGACGAGGCATTTCTGGAAGACCTGAATCAGCTCAGCCATAATCTCTTCGAGCGTACGATACGTGCCAAGGATAAAAAAGAGCTTATTGTCGAGATCAGCGCCCATATTTTTAAATTTTTAGGGAAGAAAACGGTCATATCCATTATCCGGGATATTTCGGAACGTAAGACAGCTGAACGGGAACTGGTTCAGGCAAGGGAAATGGCCGAAGATGCAAACCGTTCCAAGAGCCTGTTCCTCTCCAATATGTCGCATGAGATACGCACCCCGCTGAACGCAATTCTGGGGTTTTCGGAATTACTGATGCGTGAAAGCGCGTTAACGGGACAGCAGGGAGATTGGCTTCAAACTATTAAAAATTCCGGCGAACATCTGGTCAGTCTGATTAACGATATTCTCGATGTTTCGAAAATCGAAGCGGGGAGGGCGGAACTTAATCCCGAGGTGATCAATTTAAGGGAATTGCTGAATAATATAAAGAGTATGTTCATTATAAAAACCGATGCGAAGGGAATACTGCTGACGGTAACCGTCGAGAAGGATGTCCCGCATTATATCGAAACCGACGCGGGAAAGCTCCGTCAGATACTGATCAACCTCACGGGAAACGCGGTAAAATTCACGGATAAGGGAAGCGTGTCAGTGAGTGTTTATATGGATAAAAATGCGGGCGGCTCCCGTCTGATCGCGGACGTCGAAGATACGGGGCCTGGTATTCCGGGTAATGAATTGGATCATCTTTTCGGTACGTTCGAGCAGTCGTCGGAGGGAATCAAAAAAGGCGGAACCGGTTTGGGCCTTTATATCAGCAGGAAATACGCCCGTATGATGGGCGGTGATATTACCATATCCAGTACGCCCGGAAAGGGCAGTTGTTTCAGTTTAGAGCTTACGATAAAAGAAGCACAGATGAAAAACGGCAATATTGAAGATAAAACCGGAAAAATAATCGGGCTGGAAAAAATCGACACGAAATATCGTATCATGATAGCCGACGACGAGCCCGCGAATTTGCAATTGCTTCGTTCAATACTGAAGCAAACCGGGTTCGAGATAATCGGCGCCGTCGACGGGAAACAGGCATTTGAATACTTCATTGATAAAGCGCCCGACCTTGTCTTCCTTGATATCAGGATGCCCGAAATGAACGGATATGAAGTGATCGAGAAAATCAGATCGAACGAAAAGGATACCCGCACCCCGATCATAGCGTTGACGGCCAGCGCATTCGATGAAGAAAAGAATAAAATTCTCGAAAGGGGCGCGGACGGATATATCCGAAAACCGTTCAAGATAGAGGAAATTTTTAAAGCGGTACATGCCCATCTAGCCGTCCCGTATATTTACAGTACGGCTGAAAGTAGGACTGATAAAAAGAAACCCGTAAGCCTACGGAAAGAAGAACCGGCGCTGCCAAAAGAGCTGATCGAATCTTTACTGGAAGCCGCGAAAAGTATCGATCTGGATCGTGTGCTCGAGTTAGTCGATGACGCGGAAAAGATTTCTCCGCTGATTGCCGAAGAAATCAGGCAATTAGCCCATGCATTTCAGTACGAAACATTGATCAAACTGCTAAATCAACAGGGAGATATAAAATGAACGAAAATACAATCACCGACCGCGCGGATAAAAAAGCCAATATCATGATTATTGACGATGTGCCGGCAAACCTTCAGGTTCTATCCGAGTTCCTGAAAAATAAGGCTTATAAAGTACGGCCTGTTACCAACGGGAAAATGGCGCTCCAGGCGATGCATATCGAACAACCGGATCTGATCCTTCTGGATATAACGATGCCGGATATGAACGGTTTCGAGGTCTGCGAGATATTAAAAAAGGATGAAAAACTGAAACATATCCCGGTTATTTTTATCAGCGCGATCGACGGTATTTCGGATAAAGTCAAGGCGTTTACCATGGGGGGTGTGGATTATATTACAAAACCCTTTCATTATGAGGAAGTTCTGGCGCGGGTCGATACCCAGTTAAATCTTTATAATCTCCAGAGAAGACTCGCATCATATAATCAGGAACTGGAGGAAGTAGTTCAGAGGCAGGTAAAGGAAATATCCGATTCTCAAATGGCTACGATTTTCGCTATCGCGAAATTGGCCGAATCGCGGGATGAGGATACCGGCACGCATCTGGAGCGTGTCCAAAAATATTGCCGAATTCTGGCATTGAAACTGAGAGAAAAGGAGCCTTATCAAGCGGAAATAGACAATTCATTCATTCGGGATATTTTTCAGGCAAGCCCGCTCCATGATATCGGAAAGGTCGCTATTCCCGATGCGATTCTCCTCAAACAGGGAAAATTGACCCCTGAGGAGTTCGAGGTAATGAAAACGCATACTAGTTTGGGTTCGGATACCCTGAAAGCCGTAAATGTCAACTATCCGAATAACTCATTCATTAATATGGGTATTAAAATCTCCCGTTCGCACCACGAGAGATGGGATGGGATGGGATACCCCGACGGCCTTTCGGCGGGCAATATCCCGTTGTGCGCGCGTATAATGGCGATAGCGGATGTTTACGACGCGCTCCGGTCGAAACGTTGTTATAAGCCGCCGTTTCCGCATGATAAGAGCAGGGATATTATCATGGAGGGAAAGGGCGCCCAATTCGACCCGATTGTGGTGGAGACCTTTGAAGAAACACAGAACGAATTCCGCGAAATTGCCGGTACTATGGTAGAATAGGGGAATTCCAAACAGGAATAAATTATGAATAAGAAGTATTTGGAAAAATTTAAAGCCAGCATAATGATTATTGATGATGTGCCGGCAAATCTTGAACTTCTATCCAATGTTCTCCGTGAGTACGGATACCGTGTATTGCCCGCGCTGAATGGAAGATTTGCTCTGAACGCGTTAAAAAAAGAAATCCCCGATTTAATCCTCCTGGATATCATGATGCCGGATATGGATGGATATGAAATTTGCAGTACTATAAAAAATGATGAAAGAACGAAAAACATACCGGTAATTTTTCTCACCGCATTAGACAGAAAACAAGATGAAGAGAAAGGATTGGCGCTCGGAGCGGTTGACTTTATCACAAAACCGT is a genomic window of Brevinematales bacterium containing:
- a CDS encoding PAS domain S-box protein, which codes for MDKFLRVLFVEDSESDANLILRLLEKTDKKVISKRVETPDALRQSIDKDVWDIIICDHLMPGLDAEDALKIVQESGKDIPFIIVSGVIDEEYAARLMKKGAVDYLFKNNLIRLVPSIKRELKEAENRREKRRKDEALRVSEKLFSTVFRSSPIAITITRMSDGKFIELNDTVIKLLGYSRKELIGRTSVELGLYVNPDDRKRLIEELKAKGKVCNYETHFYDKKKNIIMTLQSLEIIDIEGEKCILSVYEDITERRKAEDKLKESEEQFRTLTSVSPVGIFECDPHGNIVYVNERWKKITGVGSLEIKGKNWMKMIYPDDRDDVMTMCKKTTESGTPCRKEYRFEHTDGKTIWVFCEILPEINASGQIKGFIGTLTDITESKMNEFELERILGEQNMIAETAVDLVSIKTSREMYMYLADRIKEIEPDIFALISSYDKKRNSVKILTVIGLENFLEPIINILGMNPFDIEIPLTDMTEDELARFSNLKLNYEPGGIYALAARKVPVLLCKAIEKLLGITAVFSIGFLWDNMLNGGVSFLVKNKESFLRFINIYEIIINQVSLYLQRITMEEHMHASEARYRRLFEAAKDGIFILDYETGNILDANPYICDILGYSWEELSGKKLWEIGVFDQKAISKEAFQILKNERYIRYEDIPLKAKNGQTIEVEFISNIYPVGDEKVIQCNIRDISERKLAENIIKQMAKFPLENPNPVIRIDGNGKVLFSNHAAQKNMDFSAEKLLRLGWREHIKECMESGNIKIVEQEINHKIFSLSFTPIPDTEYLNVYGVDITEKKRAEEAIKKDEARMEALLRISKYDAESIQVFLDYALEEVIKITGSQIGYIYFYNEDTKELILSSWSKGVMKECSIENPPSIYYLEKTGFWGEAVRQRKPIVNNDFQAPHPLKKGYPKGHAPLYRFVTIPVIFNDRIVAVVGAANKESDYTDTDIRQMILMMDTVWKYTEHRKIEEEVRKYRDHLEELVQEGYAELTRSEARYRMLFDKGNDAILVHELIEGEPSGKFTDVNEIACSMFGYTREEFLKLSPADINTEMDIKNDEAFLEDLNQLSHNLFERTIRAKDKKELIVEISAHIFKFLGKKTVISIIRDISERKTAERELVQAREMAEDANRSKSLFLSNMSHEIRTPLNAILGFSELLMRESALTGQQGDWLQTIKNSGEHLVSLINDILDVSKIEAGRAELNPEVINLRELLNNIKSMFIIKTDAKGILLTVTVEKDVPHYIETDAGKLRQILINLTGNAVKFTDKGSVSVSVYMDKNAGGSRLIADVEDTGPGIPGNELDHLFGTFEQSSEGIKKGGTGLGLYISRKYARMMGGDITISSTPGKGSCFSLELTIKEAQMKNGNIEDKTGKIIGLEKIDTKYRIMIADDEPANLQLLRSILKQTGFEIIGAVDGKQAFEYFIDKAPDLVFLDIRMPEMNGYEVIEKIRSNEKDTRTPIIALTASAFDEEKNKILERGADGYIRKPFKIEEIFKAVHAHLAVPYIYSTAESRTDKKKPVSLRKEEPALPKELIESLLEAAKSIDLDRVLELVDDAEKISPLIAEEIRQLAHAFQYETLIKLLNQQGDIK
- a CDS encoding response regulator; its protein translation is MNENTITDRADKKANIMIIDDVPANLQVLSEFLKNKAYKVRPVTNGKMALQAMHIEQPDLILLDITMPDMNGFEVCEILKKDEKLKHIPVIFISAIDGISDKVKAFTMGGVDYITKPFHYEEVLARVDTQLNLYNLQRRLASYNQELEEVVQRQVKEISDSQMATIFAIAKLAESRDEDTGTHLERVQKYCRILALKLREKEPYQAEIDNSFIRDIFQASPLHDIGKVAIPDAILLKQGKLTPEEFEVMKTHTSLGSDTLKAVNVNYPNNSFINMGIKISRSHHERWDGMGYPDGLSAGNIPLCARIMAIADVYDALRSKRCYKPPFPHDKSRDIIMEGKGAQFDPIVVETFEETQNEFREIAGTMVE